The Chitinispirillales bacterium ANBcel5 genome includes the window TTTTTCATCTGCTTTCAAACGTATGGTTCCTGAAAATCTTTGGTGGCGCAGTTGAAAGCAAAATCCGCATACTCCCTTTCTTATTCGCCTACTTTTTATGTGGGCTGTTATCTGTTTTCATTCAGGCTTTAAGCTCTCCTTTCTCTACAGTACCTGTGGTAGGAGCAAGTGGTGCGATCGCCGGAGTAATGGGTATGCATCTTATTTTTTTCCCTTTTAGCCGATTAATTGTTTTCTTTCCACCCATCTTTTTATTCAAAATCCCAGCATTTCTTTACCTTATACCCTGGTTCTGGATTCAATACATTAATATAGGTAAATCTTCTCCAGATATCGGTGGTATCGCATGGTATGCTCACGCAAGTGGCTTTATAGCCGGCATACTCTTTTCTGTTTATTATACAACAAAAAAAGAAAAAAGATAACCTTTTTTAAATTACAGTCTACTTTGAATCATCTGATACAGAGTGTATTTTTAAAATTATGCAAGACGAAATTGTTAATTACCTGCTCAGCAAACCTCAGGGTACCACCGCCCAGACTTTATCGGAAATTTTTCTGAAAATTAAAACACCCGATAAATCAATGGCTCAAATTGCAATAAAAAGCATCCTTGATTCAGACAAACGATGCTATTACACAGATGGTCTGTGGTTTGCCAAAAAAACTGACTCAGCAAATGGGGTGAAAATTAAAGACGCTCCCTGGAGAGTGGCTTATCTGCTAACAGATAATAAACACAACTCCGATTCTACTCCTTATCATCTTTCCATTTGGAATCCGCTTCCAGTACCTAATTGCTCTAAATCAATATGGCTAAGAGACCCAAAACAACTTCCTCCCGAAGAGGAACAGGAGCTTGTAAGTGCTTACGATTCAAAGCTTAAGGAAGAAGATAAGGCAGAAACCATATTCCAGATCTGTACAGATATAAACGAAAAACCAACAATTTTTCTCTCCTACAAAAATTACGCCGCTCTGCGTGATCTCTTTCATGTACATCAGCACAACTATGATTGTAATCCAATTTATTTGTCTCAGTTGTTTAAAGTTTTAAATATCACCCTAACAAAACCTGTTGATCTGAACCAATACGCAAGCAAGCTACTTGCGCCTGAAGTTCTCTATCTCCAACCCAATGCTTTTAATCAAGGAAAAGTTTTTACAACACTCATTACTGAGCTTTTCGAAAGACTGCAAAATAAGGGCATAGTCTCTTTAAAGGAGCTTGAAACAGAGATAACTAAATCCAATCGAAAAATCTTTAAAGGAAAAAATTTTTCTGAAAAAGATATCTCTGCGATTCCAGAAAAACCTGGAGTTTATGGATTTAGAAATAGTAAAAACGAATACATATATATAGGTAAGGCAGTGAACCTGAAAAGAAGGATCAGCGGTTACTTCAGAGACAGTGATGAATCACCGGAGAAAATTAAGTCCCTTATCAATGATTCTCATTCCTATACAATTCATCTATGTGGATCTGAATTAGAAGCTCTATTATATGAATATAGATTAATAAAAAAGTACTCTCCTGTGCTAAATAATAAGATTAACATCACTGAATCTAAAGGCGAATTTAAACCTGTTAAAGATTGTATTATCCTTTTACCACACACCGAAAATGGTAAGGGAATGTCGTTTTGGTTTAAGAGCGAACAAAAAATCAAAATTCGCCCCTTTGAAACTGATCTCACTAAAGATAACGCTATACTCAAAGAAATCACAGCGTTTTTCTTTGAGGGTGATTTGCAACCTCATAATCAGGACTTTCCGGAACAGGAGATTGCCAGTCGCTGGATTCGTAAAAACAAAGACTCCCTCATTGCGGTTCCTGTATATAGATTGGCTGATTCCAACGAGGTCCTTTCTGCTATTAAAAGCTACTGGAAGGATCTGGAAGAAAAGATAAACTGAAGTAAGCTATTGTTCGGAGTTACTTTTTGAGAAGTATTTCACCTCTGAAGTAGATACTATTTTGTCCATAGCATTTTTTCCCTCTGATTTTTCCACCATTTTCACAAGCTGCTCTCTATAATGCTCTTTATGTTCTTCCCAAAACACTCCAACAGGTATTGCCTGTTGTTTATCAGTATCAAAAGCGTATGCTTTTGCGGCTACTTTTAGAGCTGATTTGCGGTCCGTATAGGTGTGTTTCCAACTTTGATTTATATCAATAACCCTGGAGGCAATTCCAGGCACTGAGCTCTC containing:
- a CDS encoding rhomboid family intramembrane serine protease is translated as MIPVKNTLSIKFPFATTALIIFCIIVFFAIGDRTIDYALVPLDFFHALFHPSKEKTPQTALTLLTAFFMHANLFHLLSNVWFLKIFGGAVESKIRILPFLFAYFLCGLLSVFIQALSSPFSTVPVVGASGAIAGVMGMHLIFFPFSRLIVFFPPIFLFKIPAFLYLIPWFWIQYINIGKSSPDIGGIAWYAHASGFIAGILFSVYYTTKKEKR
- a CDS encoding nucleotide excision repair endonuclease, encoding MQDEIVNYLLSKPQGTTAQTLSEIFLKIKTPDKSMAQIAIKSILDSDKRCYYTDGLWFAKKTDSANGVKIKDAPWRVAYLLTDNKHNSDSTPYHLSIWNPLPVPNCSKSIWLRDPKQLPPEEEQELVSAYDSKLKEEDKAETIFQICTDINEKPTIFLSYKNYAALRDLFHVHQHNYDCNPIYLSQLFKVLNITLTKPVDLNQYASKLLAPEVLYLQPNAFNQGKVFTTLITELFERLQNKGIVSLKELETEITKSNRKIFKGKNFSEKDISAIPEKPGVYGFRNSKNEYIYIGKAVNLKRRISGYFRDSDESPEKIKSLINDSHSYTIHLCGSELEALLYEYRLIKKYSPVLNNKINITESKGEFKPVKDCIILLPHTENGKGMSFWFKSEQKIKIRPFETDLTKDNAILKEITAFFFEGDLQPHNQDFPEQEIASRWIRKNKDSLIAVPVYRLADSNEVLSAIKSYWKDLEEKIN